A region from the uncultured Draconibacterium sp. genome encodes:
- a CDS encoding glycosyl hydrolase, giving the protein MLKQSNFKLISIILLMALVICCTNRPDSQKEKNLDNICYNLFINPPNDYRTHTFYSINDSLTEKEIQRQIIDFKQAGLGGFYLHSRSGLITEFLGDDWWKIMKASVEAANQAGLNCMFYDEDKWPSGFAGGIVPRMDENFRAKCLARLEKNTPLPEGAQIIAEDEKTNYVLYTSQFGYDIFNGTCYVDLFNPEAVQAFIDVSYRPYVDKYKTAITTYTPAIFSDEPHVHARYFDKNTPNLGTLSYSPWLEKKFSEMHGYKLRDKLPLLYEEKDNWREVRMHYYQAKALAFEESYTKQLADYCGKNGFDYTGHYLAEDILYKVRDRAANTMLHYRSMQQPGMDMLGLSITNKLITARNLSSVANQYGKQKRLSELFGISGQNMNFEDRKWLAGWHSILGVNHFCPHLTLYSMKGHRKRDYPPTFSYQQPYWNYNKKIEDYLGRIAYAASIGKYVPQLLVISPLESEYIKGNNDGEFTSGMLEALDVLQALHYDYDVGDEQIMADTAFVQANKLVIGAMQYGHIVLPDMISIRETTLKLIETLQKNGGLVINFGRFPVYVDGKKDEDRLAMLKKSTLFLSAAEAPKLLPEKIKPNVTLKGVNTDKIWTQTRKVQNGQLINFYNSSRTQSIQFDLVADFNNVPLLWDPSEIECYTLEKNKDGSYSIELSPSSSIWITTGEINNTIPISGDYKLPELRKNVFVFENEWQGERKHANAITLDFAQYSTNGDKTMSTPEPVIGIFNRLASQNYIGQLVLNYPLHVKTLPQTCQLVLEQPDMYSSVSINGTEIVFNTNQYYIDRTFKSTDISALISAGDNNIQLKLDFKAPQPLSSDPVERYGTEIESIYLTGDFAVEGKNELTTNNTQRNRTGDFQERPAHQFSAFSITAEKDIFSGNLTTEGYPFYAGSFSLSQDFEMAPPAPGNEYYLELPNCEAIVAVVEINGQVVDTLVWAPFRTEISNYLYEGKNKLNITLINSLRNLLGPHHHKGVELIKVGPRSFTGSGGFPDGRGEKDWYDLRKKEIETAIWTDTYNHIPFGFIENVKITSSK; this is encoded by the coding sequence TTGGTTATTTGTTGTACAAATAGGCCAGATTCTCAAAAAGAGAAAAATCTGGATAATATCTGCTACAATCTTTTTATTAATCCGCCAAACGACTACCGCACACACACTTTCTATTCTATTAATGATTCGCTTACCGAAAAAGAAATCCAACGTCAGATAATTGATTTCAAACAAGCGGGACTGGGTGGTTTTTACCTTCACAGTCGTTCTGGCTTAATCACCGAATTTTTAGGAGACGACTGGTGGAAGATTATGAAAGCATCGGTTGAAGCAGCCAACCAGGCAGGATTAAATTGTATGTTTTACGATGAAGACAAATGGCCAAGTGGATTTGCAGGAGGTATTGTTCCGAGAATGGATGAGAATTTCAGGGCGAAATGCCTCGCCCGTTTAGAAAAAAACACTCCACTGCCCGAAGGCGCTCAAATTATTGCCGAAGACGAAAAAACAAATTACGTTTTATACACCTCGCAGTTTGGATACGATATTTTTAACGGCACCTGTTATGTTGACTTATTTAATCCCGAAGCAGTTCAGGCATTTATAGACGTTTCTTACCGGCCCTATGTTGACAAGTACAAAACAGCTATTACAACTTATACTCCGGCCATTTTTTCAGACGAACCGCATGTGCATGCACGCTATTTCGACAAGAACACTCCAAATCTGGGCACACTCTCCTACTCGCCCTGGCTGGAAAAAAAATTTAGCGAAATGCATGGATACAAGCTGCGTGATAAACTTCCGCTTCTATACGAAGAAAAAGACAACTGGCGAGAAGTTCGCATGCATTACTATCAGGCAAAGGCTTTGGCTTTTGAAGAAAGTTACACCAAACAACTTGCTGACTATTGTGGCAAAAATGGTTTTGATTATACCGGGCACTACCTGGCCGAAGATATACTTTACAAAGTACGCGACCGCGCTGCAAATACCATGCTTCATTACCGCAGCATGCAACAACCGGGTATGGATATGCTGGGTTTATCAATTACCAACAAACTTATAACTGCCCGCAATTTAAGTAGTGTGGCTAACCAATACGGAAAACAAAAACGTTTAAGCGAATTGTTTGGAATTAGCGGTCAGAATATGAATTTTGAAGACCGAAAATGGTTGGCAGGCTGGCACAGTATTCTGGGTGTTAATCATTTTTGTCCGCACCTTACATTGTACAGCATGAAAGGGCATCGCAAACGCGATTACCCCCCAACTTTTTCATACCAGCAGCCGTACTGGAACTACAATAAAAAAATAGAGGATTATCTCGGACGCATTGCCTATGCTGCATCAATTGGCAAATACGTGCCACAACTTTTGGTCATTAGTCCACTGGAAAGCGAATATATTAAAGGAAACAACGATGGCGAATTTACAAGTGGCATGCTGGAAGCTTTAGATGTTCTGCAAGCTTTGCATTACGACTACGATGTTGGCGATGAGCAAATAATGGCTGACACGGCTTTTGTTCAGGCAAATAAGCTGGTAATTGGCGCAATGCAGTACGGACACATTGTTTTACCCGACATGATTTCAATACGCGAAACAACACTAAAACTGATTGAAACGCTGCAAAAAAACGGAGGACTGGTTATTAATTTCGGACGCTTTCCTGTGTACGTTGACGGGAAAAAAGATGAAGATAGATTGGCAATGTTAAAAAAATCAACCCTATTCCTTTCTGCTGCCGAGGCACCAAAACTACTTCCGGAAAAAATAAAACCAAATGTTACATTAAAGGGAGTAAACACGGATAAAATTTGGACGCAAACCCGTAAAGTCCAAAACGGACAACTTATTAATTTCTATAACAGTTCGCGCACCCAAAGTATACAGTTTGATTTGGTTGCTGACTTTAACAACGTACCACTTCTTTGGGACCCTTCGGAAATAGAATGCTATACCCTGGAGAAGAACAAGGATGGATCGTATTCAATTGAACTAAGCCCATCATCGAGCATATGGATAACAACCGGAGAAATAAACAACACCATACCAATTTCCGGCGATTATAAACTGCCCGAACTCCGAAAAAATGTTTTTGTGTTTGAAAACGAATGGCAGGGCGAAAGGAAACATGCCAATGCCATAACGCTCGATTTTGCTCAATACTCCACCAACGGGGACAAAACAATGAGTACTCCAGAGCCTGTCATCGGTATTTTTAACCGTTTAGCCAGCCAAAACTATATTGGTCAATTGGTTTTAAACTACCCTTTGCATGTTAAAACCTTGCCCCAAACCTGCCAGCTTGTTTTAGAACAACCTGACATGTACTCATCAGTTTCAATAAACGGAACAGAAATAGTTTTCAATACCAACCAGTACTATATCGATCGAACATTTAAAAGTACTGATATCTCTGCACTGATTTCGGCAGGTGACAATAATATTCAGCTGAAACTTGATTTTAAAGCACCACAACCACTCAGTTCCGACCCTGTTGAACGTTACGGAACCGAAATAGAAAGTATTTATCTGACAGGAGACTTTGCCGTGGAGGGAAAAAATGAATTGACCACCAATAATACGCAACGTAATCGCACGGGCGACTTTCAGGAACGACCGGCACATCAGTTCTCCGCCTTTTCAATTACGGCTGAAAAAGACATATTTAGCGGCAATTTAACAACCGAAGGTTATCCTTTTTACGCCGGAAGTTTCTCCTTGTCTCAGGATTTTGAAATGGCCCCGCCTGCTCCCGGAAACGAGTATTACCTTGAGCTCCCCAACTGCGAAGCCATTGTTGCAGTAGTTGAAATAAACGGCCAGGTTGTCGATACCCTGGTATGGGCACCCTTCAGAACAGAAATAAGCAACTACCTGTACGAAGGTAAAAACAAGCTTAACATCACCCTTATAAATTCGTTACGTAACCTACTTGGCCCCCACCATCACAAGGGCGTGGAACTTATAAAAGTTGGACCGCGAAGCTTTACCGGATCAGGGGGTTTCCCCGATGGCCGGGGTGAAAAAGATTGGTACGATCTTAGAAAAAAAGAAATAGAAACTGCCATATGGACAGATACATACAACCATATTCCCTTTGGTTTTATTGAAAATGTAAAAATAACTTCTTCAAAATAA
- a CDS encoding glycoside hydrolase family 88 protein yields MMQKILMTITAILTLFILSCSAPVKKEENKTTEKWSIKMAEAVMHRYDTLAYYNGRTRAGWSYDVSLLGAAIYKLGDVDQKYSDYLKIFIDMLVDKNGNIERYDMEKYNIDLIRPATCLQILANDTGEEKYKKAIPQFIEQMEKHPKTETGGFWHKKRYPWQIWLDGVYMAAPFLSQYATENNQPQWHSVVTHEILLAYEKTVDPETGLLYHAWDESKEQRWSNPNTGQSPHFWSRAMGWYVMAIVDVLDFLPEDHPDRPALIETLNKTLEALLKVRDPEKGVWYQVLDMGRAEGNYLEGSGTAMYIYAMAKGAKKGYLAKSYLDIANVAFNDMVDTFIITDEDGLISMVNICGSCGLGGNPYRDGSYDYYINEKIVKNDTKGVGPFILAAIELNR; encoded by the coding sequence ATGATGCAAAAAATTTTAATGACAATAACTGCAATACTCACCCTATTTATTCTCTCATGCTCGGCTCCGGTAAAAAAGGAAGAAAACAAAACGACAGAAAAATGGAGCATAAAAATGGCAGAAGCTGTGATGCACCGATATGATACACTTGCTTACTATAACGGCCGAACCCGCGCCGGTTGGTCGTACGATGTTTCCTTGTTAGGTGCAGCAATTTATAAATTAGGAGATGTTGACCAAAAATATTCGGATTACCTCAAAATTTTTATTGATATGCTGGTGGACAAAAACGGGAATATTGAACGTTACGATATGGAAAAATACAATATCGACCTGATTCGCCCGGCAACCTGCCTGCAAATTCTGGCAAACGATACCGGAGAAGAAAAATATAAAAAAGCCATTCCACAGTTTATTGAGCAAATGGAAAAACACCCAAAAACAGAAACCGGGGGATTTTGGCACAAGAAACGTTATCCGTGGCAAATATGGCTCGATGGAGTTTATATGGCGGCGCCTTTTTTGTCTCAGTATGCAACAGAAAACAACCAGCCACAATGGCACAGTGTGGTTACACACGAAATTTTGCTGGCTTACGAAAAAACTGTAGATCCGGAAACCGGGCTTTTGTACCACGCCTGGGATGAAAGCAAAGAACAACGCTGGAGCAACCCGAATACCGGACAATCTCCTCACTTCTGGAGCCGTGCAATGGGGTGGTATGTTATGGCAATTGTTGATGTGCTGGATTTTCTCCCTGAAGACCACCCGGACCGACCTGCTCTTATTGAGACATTAAACAAAACACTTGAAGCACTGCTTAAGGTACGTGATCCGGAAAAAGGCGTTTGGTACCAGGTACTCGATATGGGCAGAGCGGAAGGCAATTACCTTGAAGGTTCGGGTACGGCAATGTACATTTATGCCATGGCAAAAGGAGCTAAAAAAGGATATCTTGCTAAATCGTATCTTGATATTGCAAATGTCGCTTTTAATGACATGGTTGATACTTTTATTATTACTGATGAAGATGGATTAATAAGCATGGTTAACATTTGTGGAAGCTGTGGTCTGGGTGGTAATCCATACAGAGATGGCTCTTACGATTATTATATTAATGAGAAAATTGTTAAAAACGACACAAAAGGTGTTGGGCCATTTATTCTGGCAGCAATTGAACTTAACCGTTAA
- a CDS encoding chitobiase/beta-hexosaminidase C-terminal domain-containing protein has translation MLLKIKNTTLLLLLLIFTANRLVAESQKILITEFMAINDKTISDEDGDDSDWLELFNPGDNTVSLNGWYLTDKADNLTKWKIPDINLKAGEYLLIFASEKKRDNPASELHTNFKLSGSGEFLAIVEPDGVTISHSYGESYPAQREDISYGLYQSQYLFFSEPTPGFTNVLGEAVQPPQFSKTRGFYDSPFQVTLSTIGSGIKLYYSTDGTRPDAENGTLYTSPIQISTTTPLSVVAINQAGVASDIISHTYFFINDIVQQPNNPAGYPSTWSKFKYKSGYAPADYEMDQQICNHTDYKNLMDDALLSVPTLSVVTNVGYLFSHEKDGETGGIYIFTGDSGEGGAGSDWERPASVEYYDPASNKQFQLNCGLRLHGGNSRVPDNSGKHSFRLSFRSMYGPSKLQYRFFDDPTATNEFNALVLRAGYNYSWTKNDPKQRQNAQYLQDPFAKDAQRALGQVSAHQKFVHLYLNGLYWGLYNVSEKLTNDFMESYLNGEEDDFDVIKDHGGQVDGYWTSWTHLYNQAKAGLSSNTNYQKVQGKNPDGTINPAFENLLDVENLAGYMQYNMYIGNEDWDHNNWIAARNRVTNDAGFRFFAWDAETSMTSVNANMVNENNEENPSWFYQLLQGNEDFRVLFADQIQKNFLNGGPLSPEACIERYTKLADEIDLAIIAESARWGDYRKDTDPSDGTRVLYTRNEHWLPRKEYLLNNYFPYRTDIVVEQFRNIGLFPNIEAPLFSEQSGEKTTAINLGMTTNYGDIYYTTDGSDPREQITSNITASAQLFGSAIYLADDVTVKARAKSGNEWSPLTEGTFTFDNVTAIDDVVQNNLFHDNYPNPFNRSTTIRYRLPADGNVQLDIVTIDGRLVENLFSGYQWQGENRVEWNAAGSKSGIYIYRLQYNNQSYFGKLVYNKY, from the coding sequence ATGCTACTTAAAATAAAAAATACCACCCTACTACTATTGTTGCTTATTTTTACAGCCAACCGCCTGGTGGCCGAAAGCCAGAAAATACTAATCACTGAGTTTATGGCTATTAACGACAAAACCATAAGCGATGAAGATGGTGACGATAGTGACTGGCTTGAGTTATTTAACCCCGGAGACAACACTGTTAGCCTGAACGGCTGGTATTTAACCGATAAAGCAGACAACCTGACTAAATGGAAAATACCCGATATCAACTTAAAAGCCGGTGAATACTTACTGATTTTTGCATCAGAAAAAAAACGCGATAATCCTGCCAGCGAACTACATACCAATTTTAAACTTTCAGGATCAGGGGAATTTTTAGCAATTGTAGAACCTGATGGAGTTACCATTTCCCATTCCTATGGCGAAAGCTATCCTGCTCAGCGTGAAGACATTTCTTACGGCCTTTACCAGAGCCAATACCTGTTCTTTTCAGAACCAACACCAGGCTTTACAAACGTTTTGGGCGAAGCTGTTCAGCCGCCTCAATTTAGTAAAACCCGTGGATTTTATGATTCGCCATTTCAGGTAACACTATCAACGATAGGCAGCGGAATAAAACTCTATTATTCTACAGACGGCACAAGACCCGATGCCGAAAATGGGACTTTATACACTTCACCCATTCAAATTTCAACAACTACTCCGCTTAGTGTTGTTGCCATAAACCAGGCAGGAGTGGCAAGCGATATTATCTCGCATACTTATTTCTTTATAAACGATATAGTTCAGCAACCCAATAACCCTGCTGGTTATCCTTCCACCTGGAGTAAATTCAAATACAAATCAGGATATGCTCCGGCCGATTATGAAATGGACCAGCAAATTTGCAATCATACCGATTATAAAAACCTAATGGATGATGCCCTTTTATCGGTCCCCACCTTATCAGTTGTAACAAATGTTGGCTACTTGTTTTCTCACGAAAAAGATGGCGAAACCGGGGGGATATATATTTTTACCGGAGACTCGGGAGAAGGAGGTGCAGGTTCTGATTGGGAAAGACCCGCATCTGTAGAATATTATGATCCGGCAAGCAATAAACAATTTCAACTAAATTGTGGATTGAGGTTGCACGGTGGCAACAGCCGTGTGCCCGACAACAGTGGAAAACACTCATTCCGCCTATCGTTTAGAAGCATGTATGGTCCATCAAAACTACAGTACCGTTTTTTCGATGACCCCACAGCCACAAACGAATTTAATGCTTTGGTACTGCGCGCAGGCTACAACTATTCCTGGACAAAGAACGATCCGAAACAACGTCAAAACGCCCAATACCTGCAAGATCCGTTTGCAAAAGATGCCCAACGTGCACTCGGACAGGTATCGGCCCATCAAAAGTTTGTACACCTTTATTTAAACGGCCTTTACTGGGGCTTATACAATGTTTCTGAAAAACTTACCAACGATTTTATGGAATCGTACCTAAACGGAGAGGAAGACGATTTTGATGTAATTAAAGATCACGGAGGACAGGTTGACGGCTACTGGACATCCTGGACACATTTATATAACCAGGCAAAAGCCGGTTTATCAAGCAATACCAATTACCAGAAGGTTCAGGGCAAAAACCCTGATGGAACAATCAATCCTGCTTTTGAAAATCTTTTGGATGTTGAAAATCTGGCTGGTTATATGCAATACAACATGTACATTGGTAACGAAGACTGGGACCACAACAATTGGATTGCAGCACGAAACCGGGTTACCAACGACGCCGGATTTCGCTTCTTTGCATGGGATGCCGAAACCTCGATGACCAGTGTAAATGCAAACATGGTTAACGAAAATAACGAGGAAAATCCAAGTTGGTTTTACCAGCTCCTGCAAGGAAATGAAGATTTCAGGGTACTTTTTGCCGACCAAATTCAAAAAAACTTTTTAAACGGTGGGCCACTCTCACCGGAAGCCTGTATAGAACGGTACACCAAACTGGCAGATGAAATTGATTTGGCCATTATTGCTGAATCGGCCCGCTGGGGAGACTACCGTAAAGATACCGATCCCTCGGACGGCACCCGGGTTTTGTATACCCGTAACGAACACTGGCTGCCGCGAAAAGAATATTTGCTTAATAATTACTTTCCGTACCGTACCGACATTGTGGTTGAACAATTTCGGAATATTGGCCTTTTCCCCAACATTGAAGCACCTTTATTTAGCGAGCAAAGTGGAGAAAAAACAACTGCGATTAATCTGGGCATGACAACCAACTATGGCGATATTTATTACACTACCGATGGCAGCGACCCACGCGAACAAATTACATCGAACATTACCGCCTCAGCGCAACTCTTTGGAAGCGCTATCTATTTGGCCGATGACGTTACGGTAAAAGCACGGGCCAAATCGGGCAACGAGTGGTCGCCGTTAACCGAAGGTACTTTCACCTTCGACAATGTTACCGCTATTGATGATGTTGTTCAAAATAATCTTTTCCACGACAATTATCCTAATCCGTTTAACCGTTCAACAACAATCAGGTACAGGCTGCCTGCCGATGGCAACGTACAATTGGATATTGTAACCATTGATGGCCGGCTTGTTGAAAACCTGTTTTCAGGATATCAGTGGCAAGGCGAAAACCGGGTTGAGTGGAATGCTGCCGGAAGTAAGTCGGGAATATATATTTACCGCTTACAATATAACAACCAATCCTATTTTGGGAAACTGGTATATAACAAGTATTAA
- a CDS encoding chitobiase/beta-hexosaminidase C-terminal domain-containing protein: protein MKKNIYLFLLMIFTYQLNAQSQKVVISEFMAINDKTLYDEDGDDSDWIELHNPGDASINVNGWYLTDKADNLTKWEIPNITIQAGGYLIVFASEKKRNDPSGELHTNFKLSGSGEYLAIVEADGTSISHAYNPAFPAQRKDVSYGIYQGQNVYFDSPTPGAENTHGSLPFAPSFSISRGFYTAPFELTLSSPDNISIYYTTDGTRPNKSTATLYTAPLNISKTTPISAVAINTDNESSEIITNTYWFISDILEQDNTPEGYPADWKKESSSTPIPADYEMDEDICNAEEYKNLMEEALTSIPSISIVTSKHYLFSDVEDENEGGIYIYTGKPSATGEDWVRPTSAEYYDPKTEDQFQLNCQLRLHGGNSRNPSNSPKHGFQLRFKSAYGPSKLNFNLFDEKSATNEFNALVLRAGYNFSWTKNNETQRTDAQYLQDPFAKTTQLAMGQPSAHERFVHLYINGLYWGVYNLSEKITNDFMESYLNGEEDDFDVVKDHGDVVDGNRTMWNKMMSQAGTGLSNNSNYQKLQGKNPDGTINPGYDNLLDVENFIDYMIYNIYIGNGDWDNNNWIAARNRVTNDAGFRFFAWDAETSMTDLNFDNSELNNSDNPSWILQKLKANNDFKVLFADRVQKNLFNDGPLSPGQAANNYVELANEIDKAIIAESARWGDYRRDVDHSSETLYTRNDHWLPRKEYLLNNYFPFRTDIVVEQFRNIGLFPNIEAPLFSEESGEKSSAINLEMTTNYGSIFYTTDGSDPREQITSNIASSAQIFSSAIYLADDVTVKARAKSGNEWSPITEGTFTFDGLTAVEAIATNMLTHKNYPNPFRTSTTIEYNLPADGNVSVEIFTMDGRIIEHIYSGFQFQGLNQVTWNSSSFNSGIYMYRIRFNDETYLGKLIRSK, encoded by the coding sequence ATGAAAAAAAATATCTACCTGTTCTTATTGATGATTTTTACCTACCAATTAAACGCCCAATCTCAGAAAGTCGTTATTTCTGAATTTATGGCTATTAACGACAAAACCTTGTACGATGAAGATGGTGACGACAGCGACTGGATTGAATTACATAATCCGGGCGATGCCTCTATAAATGTAAATGGCTGGTACCTTACCGATAAAGCAGACAATCTGACCAAATGGGAAATACCAAACATTACCATCCAGGCAGGTGGATATCTAATCGTTTTTGCTTCAGAAAAGAAACGAAATGACCCTTCGGGCGAGCTTCATACCAACTTTAAACTATCAGGATCAGGCGAATACCTTGCAATTGTTGAAGCCGATGGCACAAGCATATCACATGCTTACAATCCTGCATTCCCGGCACAAAGAAAAGATGTATCGTACGGTATTTATCAGGGACAGAATGTTTATTTTGATTCACCAACGCCGGGAGCCGAAAACACACATGGAAGCCTACCGTTCGCCCCATCATTTAGTATTTCACGTGGGTTTTATACCGCACCTTTCGAACTTACACTTTCGAGTCCTGATAATATTTCGATTTATTACACCACCGATGGCACACGTCCAAATAAATCAACAGCAACGCTGTATACTGCGCCACTAAATATTTCCAAAACAACTCCAATAAGTGCTGTGGCTATTAATACAGATAACGAAAGCAGCGAAATAATTACAAATACCTATTGGTTTATCAGCGATATTCTGGAGCAAGACAACACGCCTGAGGGTTATCCTGCTGACTGGAAGAAAGAAAGTAGCTCTACCCCCATTCCTGCCGATTATGAAATGGATGAGGACATTTGCAATGCTGAAGAATACAAGAATTTAATGGAAGAAGCCTTAACCTCAATCCCCTCAATAAGTATTGTTACGTCGAAACATTATTTGTTTTCGGATGTAGAAGATGAAAATGAAGGCGGCATTTATATTTACACCGGAAAGCCAAGTGCTACCGGAGAAGATTGGGTACGACCCACTTCGGCCGAATATTACGATCCAAAAACCGAAGATCAGTTTCAGCTGAATTGCCAGTTACGTCTGCACGGCGGTAACAGCAGAAACCCATCCAACAGCCCTAAACATGGCTTTCAGCTGCGGTTTAAATCGGCTTACGGCCCTTCTAAATTAAACTTTAACCTGTTTGATGAAAAAAGTGCTACAAACGAATTTAATGCCTTGGTGCTGCGCGCTGGTTACAACTTTTCATGGACAAAAAACAACGAAACCCAACGTACCGATGCCCAATACCTGCAAGACCCCTTTGCCAAAACAACGCAATTGGCCATGGGGCAACCTTCGGCACACGAACGTTTTGTGCACCTGTACATTAACGGACTATACTGGGGGGTTTACAATCTTTCCGAAAAAATTACAAACGACTTTATGGAGTCGTATCTGAATGGCGAAGAAGACGATTTTGACGTTGTAAAAGACCATGGCGATGTAGTAGATGGAAACAGAACCATGTGGAACAAAATGATGAGCCAGGCAGGAACAGGATTATCCAACAACAGCAACTACCAAAAATTGCAGGGAAAAAATCCGGACGGAACAATTAACCCCGGCTACGACAACCTGCTTGATGTTGAAAATTTTATTGATTACATGATTTACAATATTTATATTGGCAACGGCGACTGGGATAATAACAATTGGATTGCCGCGCGTAACCGCGTTACAAACGATGCCGGGTTTCGGTTTTTTGCATGGGACGCTGAAACATCAATGACAGATTTGAACTTCGATAACTCGGAACTAAACAACAGCGACAACCCAAGCTGGATTCTTCAGAAACTAAAAGCCAACAACGATTTTAAAGTACTTTTTGCTGATAGAGTTCAGAAAAATCTATTTAACGATGGGCCTTTGTCACCCGGGCAAGCTGCCAATAATTACGTTGAACTTGCAAATGAAATAGATAAAGCAATTATAGCAGAATCGGCCCGGTGGGGAGATTACAGAAGAGATGTTGATCATTCAAGCGAGACATTATACACCCGAAACGACCATTGGTTGCCACGTAAAGAATATCTGCTGAACAACTACTTTCCGTTCCGTACCGACATTGTTGTGGAGCAATTCCGAAATATTGGCCTTTTCCCCAATATTGAAGCACCTTTGTTTAGCGAAGAAAGTGGAGAAAAATCAAGTGCGATTAACCTGGAAATGACAACCAATTACGGCAGTATTTTTTACACAACCGATGGCAGCGACCCCCGCGAACAAATTACTTCTAACATTGCAAGTTCGGCCCAAATATTTAGCAGTGCTATCTATTTAGCCGATGATGTTACGGTTAAAGCCAGGGCAAAATCGGGTAACGAATGGTCACCAATAACAGAAGGTACTTTCACCTTTGATGGCCTTACTGCAGTTGAAGCAATTGCCACGAATATGCTTACGCACAAAAATTATCCAAACCCATTCAGAACCTCAACAACCATTGAGTATAATTTACCAGCCGATGGCAACGTATCTGTTGAAATTTTTACAATGGATGGCAGAATTATTGAGCATATTTATTCCGGCTTTCAATTTCAGGGGCTCAACCAGGTAACTTGGAATTCTTCGTCTTTTAACTCCGGAATTTACATGTACAGAATACGTTTTAATGATGAAACTTACCTTGGAAAATTAATTCGTAGTAAATAA